Below is a genomic region from Prunus persica cultivar Lovell chromosome G3, Prunus_persica_NCBIv2, whole genome shotgun sequence.
CACTACTCTCGGCTACGAGGAAACTGAGGATAAAATTTATCTACCAAGTTTGCGCGGAACAAGAGAAAGGTGTCATTATTGCTAAGATACACCCTGATGACCACTCGGTTGTGGAAGAAAGCCTAGAAGATTTCATTACGCCACTATCCAAGGGCGTCGTGGTTCTATCCATGCTAGGTTTTGCCCAGAGATTATTTAGCTTTGTGATATATGTGCATGTGTGTGGCCTCATAGAGACACTTAAGGCAACTTCTAAGCATCAGGATCTGTAGTGGCAGCGGCCATCACCTAGATTTTCTGGTAACGACCGATATATACCATTTGATGTCGGAGAGTTTCTGTATATGGTGCAAAAGCTGGGTTTGCTTTAGAAGCTTGATAAACTGGACATGCTTGACTATCTCTTGAAGCTTGTGGACAAGCATGAAAAGATCCTCAACCATATGCAGAAGCAAGGACCACCAGCCAAAGGAAAGAGCGGGTGGAAACGTTACTAACAACGACGGCTCAAACTCACACCAAATGACGGTGGCGGCAGTAGTTTTGAGTGTGATTGAGGTAATGgctattgttttttttttgtttttttttttccttcattctACCATTTTTGTGCTTAGTAATTAATGTTTTGATAaatctaaattaattattaattgtgCTTTTTATTGTCAATGTTCAAAATCTCATGATCTTACCATGCATGTTTGAATTAATATggttaaaatatattttattccttGTAAGGACGacttttgattgttttgtttggttcctataatttcttttggtttatgTTAATTTTTCTATGGTTTGCATATGGTTCTACATACTACATTTGGTTTATGTTAATCCAAATCTTTCGAACTTAACATTTAAAGCAGTCGTTAAAGCCATTGTCCATTCCTAATTTGGCGGCGAATGATTGGCCTTGTCAGcatatatttaattagaaTGGTCCTGGAAATAATTTGTGTCATCGAGGAAACATTTAATGGCGTAATTTCGTAGTCATGAAGTATAAGCTAGGCATAAATTCTCCACTAGCGTGTAATTTACTTCGGCTGAGTTAAGTGTTGGGCTGAGATTATACACGGCTTGTTCACAAACACATTGTCTTGAACCAACAAGCAACCAATGGATGTATCCAAGGTTGAAGTATATAGTCTTAAGGGCTTGCCTTTTTCGGTTTTCCAAAGAAATTCTTGTTTATCCTTCAATTTGAGTAAAGGAGATTAAGGTCGCATCTTACAATAAATCTCCTTAGAAAATTCACCTTACCCAAAAGGATTGGAGTTCTTTCTTATTCCTCGGCGAAGATGTGGCCATGATAACTTTGGCCTTGTTCTTATCTAACTGGATTCCTCTTTGATGGACTAGAAAACTGAGGAAGTTTCCAGACGTGGCCCCGAACACATATTTCTTGCGATTCATTTTCAATACGTGCATACTCATTTGTTCAAAATCTAGGCGTAGGTTGTCCACATGGTTTGCCTTGGAGGTTGATTTGACCACAACGTCATTGATTCAATCATTTGGCCAATCAAATCGTGAATGATAAGGTTCATGGCTTGCTGATATGTGGCTCTAGCATTCTTCAAACAGAATGACACCTATTTGTAAGTCCCAATGGCACCTGGACACTTAAACGTCTTCTTCAACGATAAAAATTTGGTTATATCTAGTATTGTCATCCATAAAGGACAAAAGCTCATATTTTGAGGCTCCATCTACTAAGAGATCAGCCATCGGCATCAGATACACGTCCTTGGAGGTTGCcaaattcatatttcaataatatgtACAGACCCTTAAGTCTCTGATTTTCTTCAATACTAGTATGATTTCTTCATTTATCTTCAATTGGACTTCGGCAAAAAAACATCATGGTGGCTgttgaaataatttaaacCCTTCCTTGATTTTTAACTTATGTTCTGCCAAATCTCTTAGTAACCCTGGCATCTCATGATAATCCTAATCAAAGCAATCTTTATATACATTAAGCAAACCTACAAATGGAGTGCTCGACTCATAACATAAAAGTTTGCTAACAAAAAGAGGCATCGGTCACCACATAATTTCCATTAAGGGGTCCTAAACTTTCACACAACTATCTTTCATCTAGGCCGAGGCTGGATCATGGTTGTCGATGGTTAAAACTTAGCCATCTTCGGCCTCCTACGAAAATTCTATCATATTTATCGCCGAGGTCGGCTGTAGTGATTCCTCGGTCCAATGGGTCAGCATTCGCTCCATCAAGTTTGCGACCATCATTACCCCCCGACCTTTGATATCTGTGTCACTTAtcatttatattaaataagtCGATTAGCACCTCTTGCTCTGAGTCTTCATGGAAGTTCTCGGGCCTAGCTCcatgatatttttttactGAGGCCATTGACTTTGTGCCTCTTCAAGGTGATGCATCCAATGTCATCGTAATAGATTCTTGCTTGCACACCGTAGGTCTCAAATAGCCTTGCGTTGGCTGGATGTACTCTAACCAAGTTTTCGTtcaaaataatacaaatgGATACAGTAACGAAGATATGCAACATGTTTTGTAAATCCAATCGCAACCGAGTAACACATTGTAGTTTACCCTAGACTCAACCACAAAAAGGGTTGTCATGTGCGAAAGGTTGGTCACTGTCACCTCCAATGACAAAACTCCTTTCATGCTAGATTTTTCGTCAACAAAGCTACTCATGGTGATGCCACACAAGATAACATCTTGCTTAgtcttatttaatttcttcatTACTGAGTATGGAAGGACGTTTATCATGGCCCTACAGTCAACGAACACATTGGAGATCAACAGTCCTTCTATATGCACCGTGATGTACAAAGGTTTAAGGTGGTGATATTTGTCCAGCGAACCTCAAGGAAATATTTCTTTCAACGCTATTTCTAGGGTTTCCTTCTTTGAATTTGCCCTTTGATCATCACCGATAACGATCTTTGGGATGGTTTCTTCATAAACATCGTCTTTAAGATGGCCATGTTATTCTCATGAAGTCAAAAACTCTGAGGGTAAAATCTCCACCATGTTGACATTCATCTCGTCTAACACCAAAGGGTTCTTTTCCTTAGCCTTAGTTTCCTGAGCAAAGTCATCTTCCTCTAGCTTGGCATGCTCCAAATCTTCCTCACCAACCTCTTCGTCCGTCAAATCTTTGACTTGATCTTAGATCAGGTTTGTTTCCTTCCATTATGACTGGAGTCTAATTTCCTCATGAAACGAGCTCTCACCTACAACTATTTTTTTCATCGACGTTTCCGACTTCTTCCGTTTGACCATTTTTGGCTTAGTCGTTTACCCTTCATGTATTTGCCCAGGTCTTCCTTTGCCACCATGCTACAACCAAAAAACTCGCGTGAAGAGCTCAAGCAACCCCTATAGTCAGGAGTTCCCTTTCGACCAAGGACTTGGAAGGctaaaaaaaagtgaagaaaaagaagaatgggAGAGAGGAAAGCAGAGGAGGCTCTTAGAGGCACATGCCAACCTTGCCAAGCACCAAAGAACTCCTCGACAAGAGGAATCGCTCAGGACTTGGGTGGCTTCTATTGGTACCAAATATCAATTAGGCACGCCCAAAAGAGCCTAAGGAGCTCAGGCCCAGACCACATGAGGAAGTGGCAAGACCTGAGAGATTGGTAGGCTAAAACTAGCCTTGACTCGTGCCGCCTTGTCCCAAAAAAGTTAAAGAAAGGCTGCCCAGGCCCAAACAACATTTATAAAATTGTGGCCTAGCATGCTATCGAAGGCATCTCACCTCAAAAGGCTCGCACATATGAACCAAAAGCATCAGACACGAGGCCAACATCGCATCCCACTAATGTGCATTGTTCCCAAGAAAGGAAGGGACACCCGCTAGACTCCCATCATCTACCCAATCTGAGGACGCCACATCACCAAACACTCAATAGCCCCACATTGAAAAAGGATGCAAAAAAGGTCCCATCTTCCCAATACAAAATTAGGAACTTTTCACCTGAAAAGGGTAATCTAAACTTTGTCCATACTTAAGTTTCAATGCTTTTTCTAACCTCCTTTGAGGGAGAAGACCGACTTATGCATCAGAGAGTGGTTGGTGGACTCACCACCACCTCTTCCGTGACCACTCCTTGTTTCCATTTCAGGGGATTGGAGCTGTTGTCTGCCACGCTTGGGCGCCCTAAGTGCAATAGAAAACATACAGAAATGCGACCTCAAAAAGTTCATCCTTGAGGAAGGGTTGATCGGGTTTTGACGCACTCTGATTGGTGGTGCGAAAAGCATGCATCAACAATTGTTATTTTAGTGTTTTCTTGAAGCATCTTGCTCATCGATTTTGTTGAGCACAATTAAATGTCTAAACAATTTctaatttgtctaattttttttaaaggatgatTCATAaatgaagacttgaaaaatagacGGTTCGAATcgtttaaataaaatttgaggTGGTCTTCAACGAGTTtccttatttgagggatcccttaaTAGAAGAGGACtgtattttaatgatttttttttattttacaaaaagTTTATATTGATGAATTCTTATtcgtatattttttttttcacttattTCATTGCACATGCATTTACATGGCAACGCTAATATTACAGAATAACAGAAATACATTTATTgtgaaaaaaatgcaaaaaataataaattattgcTTGCACTAAAGCCAAGATGTGCAGCAAATGTAATGAAATTTATGAGGCTTGAAAGAACATGCTGTTCACTCCTGCTCTGTATATCTGCAACTGAGATGCACTTGTTATGCTAATCTGAGTGTTAGCAGGTGCAAAGAGAACATCTCCTTCTGTAATTACATCTCCTTTAAGATCAATTGAATATATGATTCCCTCCCCAAAAGTCACCACAAAAATGGAAGGACCTGGGACTGCAGGGAACTCTGCTGATTCTCCCTGGGGAAGCTGACAGCAATCGACCTCAAATTCATCGAAAGGCGGGAGGTACCTTGTCACATAAGGACCTAAAGCAACTCCTTGCAGGATTTTAGGATAGCCCTGCAAAAGAAGAGATATCAAATGGTGATGTTTAACAAATCCTCATTAAGAATCATGCAAAGTTCCAAACTATGCCTAATCAGTGACTCATTTGACCTATCCTCCATTTACATTTCTGTAGCTTTGTATTTCGAATTTTTTTCGCAATGTGCATTGATAGAAATAGAATCTGTTTTATCTTAGTAGTCTCCACGTGCATATCAAATGCAGTGAAATTTCCACCAAACAAGTAGAAGATCCAGTCAAGAAAGACTGCTGAATATTTTTACCTGCTTGTATGTGAGCATAGAACAAAGGGTGTTGACATCCATATGCTTAGGAGTTAGGCCAGCCCTCACTACATTGTCTGAGGTTGCCATACACTCAATGCACTCGCCGAAAATATAGGCATGAGGTTCATTCGCTCCAATGTACAGTGCTTCTCCAGGCTTAAGATTCACATGGTTCAAAAAGAAGGCAGATATAACACCCACGTCAGCTGGATATTGCCTTTCCAACTGCAACACCAGCTGTTCCTTTTCTGTCAAGAGTCTCCCCTGACAAAAGAGTGAAAGTAGTCATTGACAATTCTGAATGAACATAACAAGGTTTTCCATCTGAATtaccaaatttaaaaataaataaaaaacacaaaaaaccaTACAATCTAACATAAGAAATTTAATAGATCATAAACATGCAGTCAAATGTCTATTAATGCAAAGGTCCATTTGCTTTTAGATGTTATATGCATCGATAAAAGTCCTATAACATGCCAAAGCACTTTGAAAATCAGATCGTCCTCCGGGCGAAGAGCTTTGAGAAAGAACTTGCCCTTGAAAGCATAATTTGACAGTTATCATCTTGCCCTTGAAAATCATCAAATTACCTGACTTTCGATGTGTAAAcgatttttcattttagtgATTATTGTAGTTATCATCTCTTTGCTAGCTGACATGAGGTGGGTGAAAATTGAACGCAGAACAGACGTTACTTTATTCTCATCATCTCGATCAGTAATGTCAAAGACTTTGTTTGCATCTTCACTACCAACCAGTTCCTCAATCTCAGGAACATTATCAAGCACAACTTTAAGCTCCTGGATAGAAAATAGCAAATAGATCCAAGTAAATGACAGTGAGGACTAATAAGATTTGACATACAGAAAGATCTTACTTGCCATTAGTACCGAAAAACTTATAATTAAACTTGTCATTATGATTTAAATAGTACTAATGAAGGCACAATGTTCCACTGTTGGTCAATCCAGATATTTGGCAAGGCATAGTAGGTAAGCTGTTATTGCCATGGAGATCTCTGCAGAGAAGgcaatatttgtttatattatagctttaggaaagaaaaaaggtgtCTTAGGTAGAGTCTCTGAATAACAGAAAGTAACACTACACCTGCCTTGACCTCAATTTTTAAATGTAGTTTGaagttcaaataaaaaacaacttCCACCAATGATGACTAttaaaagtaatttttttacttttttggtcTTATATCAACTTCTGCCATAGTTCTCAGACGGAGATAGTACTATTTTTCTATCCGCAGTCAATCACGTTATGTCACGCGTAATCATTTTTACATGTGACAATATGTAATTGAATagaaatagcaaaatagtgttattccTATTTCATACCAATTTTTCTGCAAATAATGGCAAATGATTCAGTTGGGCCCCAAACTTGGTTACAACCCAATTatttaatgaccaaattaaaacaagaaaggGAGCATGTAAACAGTCAAAACTAATGACTGTTTTAAAAAgactcagcaaccaaacaattcaaaagcAAACCCAGTTCTCAGTCACACACTATCTTATGATTCTTATCATTTACAAGATTAAATAACACAAATTGAACAGTAAATCAATTGAAATTTCCAATATAAGAACAAAACATGAAAACCAGCAGTGTCTTACCTCAAGACTGATGAAACCACAAAGAGCCTCAAAATGTGTAACAGCCAAGGCCATCTCAGGCTTGTGATTGGCATCCTTGTAAAGATTTGGCATAAACTTATGCAAAACCTTAGCCAATTCCTTATCTGGGTGTGCCTGTATTGACAATGCCTTTCCCACAGAAAGCAcctaaaaacacaaaacaaaaatctccaCTGTGTCCACAACCCCAAcattgaaaacccaaaaaacttTAGAATAAATATGACAAATGGAATCTTTCATATTGAGAAACAATAGTACCTTAAACAAGAAAGGCAAGTCAGAGCCCCATTTTTGAACCACCTTCTCACCAAGCACCTTTGGGTTTTCCAGAACCCAATCTTTGAGACTCAAACTCTCAGACCCAATTGACAAAAACCCGTTATTCTCATCCCCATTTTGAATCAAAAAAGAAGGTCCAGACTCATGGGTTCCCATCCAAATTTCAGCATAAGGCTTTTCTGGGTCAATTTCAGAGGAAGAATTGAGAGCAGATAGCCTAGCCACCAGAGAGTCTGTGCCTCTCTTCCCCCAGTCATAGTTCTGAACAGAGCATCTCAGCCTCTGAAGACGGATGCTCCTTTGATTGTGGTGCTTCATTGATTTGCCAATGGACTCCATCAATGGCTAAGCAAgcttaaaaaggaaaaaaaagaaaaagggcaaaaaCAGAGTGTGCAATGAAGGCTATGGAAAATGAAGGgaatgagaatgagaatgagaatgagaTGCGCATAACATGGTGGTCATGGGGAAgttgcttcttttgaaagcgTTTGAAAGGGAACAGTAAGTTGTGAAAGAGGGAAATtactttgagagagagagaatgaaaggGAGAGTGAAGACGAAGTtaagagaaagagatagagGAAGGTGGCAGTGGGGTCTTCCCTGTCCTGAGTCTGATGACTTTATCCATAAAATTCAGTTCCCAGACTTTCTCATTCTTTCCCTATGCTTGCTTTTTAGCAGTTACAGGAAACTTCCTTCACAATATTTTCAGGGTTTTAACTGTCACTTGGTTGTTTTAGATCAAGGAATAAATGTTGTCATTGGCTTTTGtcaattgcatttttttttacgGCAAAGACTGTTCTTTGCAATATAATATACAACAATAACACAGCCTAGCAGAGAAGTTTCCAAATTTAATCATCATTGGTAGGCACGGAAAAATCTTACCTTATCATCTGAAATAAATGAGATTCACAATGAATCGAAGTAtttgtttatgaatttttatattaagaAATAAACATTGTCACTTGTGTGTTTTGGAAGGAGACAATGATAAGTTagttggattcaaatttctaGTATTTGAtcaagtatttcttgttaTAGTGGTATTTCTCTGTGAAGAGTTTCTAAATTTGAACCCTCTTCTTATCAcattgataaaataaattaaaaaacaattagatTTTTGTTCTCGTGTTTTAGTACGTTATTTGTTTGTACATAAGCGTATAATGTCCAAAATTTCGATTATTTCCAATagaatttcttgtttttattaaataattcaTAATTTATGGTTATCAATAGTAAAACATGGTAATGGCTCTTGTTATAGTAAAGAGTGACCTCGATATTTCCATTGTCATTGTAAAATGTTATTGTCCTTGTAAGTATCTAAATGGCAATCctatagaagaagaagaaagctaACGTCTTAAGATTGGTGCAGGGGTATGTTAGTTAGTCATGTTGCCTCTCTTGCACTCAAGTCGAATCTTTCTATCGGTAAATTCGATTAATTGAGAATTAATTATTATGGCTTGCAAGGGCGGATCTATTACTAGGCTGGAGTGGGCTCCAGTTTAGGGGAAGATttgtaaatattaaatatagttAAGTTTATTTCTACTCCAACAAATATTAGCCCACTACATTAAATAAATCTAATAAACTAATAATCGCCCAATTTGAGTAAAGTAAATAATagctttatttaaaataagccCACTCTTgaagcatataaaaaataataaacatcaatccaaacctatataaatttgattagaagTGGAACTCACGCTAATACTCTACCAACTTGACCTATTCTAATCGTACTGATATTGCACTACACCCACAGAGAGCAAACATCAAAAGAATTCTTCTAGCCACCAAAAACGCCAGATTTGAACCTTGAGAGCCTAGAGGAAATAGCTCCCCTAGCAATGgttttaaatcattaagatTGATGATATTTGCAAGCTTGCAGAGAAATTTATCCTCAAGATTTCACTGTTTAAGAATTACGTTTATTGAGGTGCTAGCTCGAACTTTTTGAGTTTTAAGTGCACCAACATGATCTTGATATCTTTCAAAATATCTCTACTCTTTCATAACTATGTCAAgtattaattaaaacaaacataGCAAAGGcatattatttgattgataGGTTGATTCGTTTCGTTTAGTGTTAACTCTTACGGTTTCTACGGCGACTACAGAACGAGTATTTTTAGCTATGAAACATGTTAAGATTGTACttcacaacaaaatggagaaTGAGTATCTCGCAGATTCCCTCATTGTCTACATTGAAAAAGAGCTTTATGTAGATATTGATTCAGATTCAATAATCAAATATTTTGATACACTCAAAGAGAGAAGGGTTCCACTTCCCTAGGTAagctctttaatttttttttttttttttgcaatctaacatatttttttgaatttggacaatgtgtttgatttgatatttatttatattttgtacttttttgtattatatttgcttgtaatgtgactttgtttgatttataaaattttatttatatttttgtttcatgagaaaaaaagtttataatatatttcctttttaaaaaaaatttatttagccTAGTCCTATAAAAATTTCTGGATCCGCCATTGAtgacttgtattaaaaaaaaaaaattcttaagaTTGATACATAAAACATCAATGCCAAATAGATACTCTTGAATCTACCTTCaatacaacaaataaaaaaacaaaaaaaaaaactttctaaTTAagtcaatttaaaaaaaataattaaaaaataataaaagtcaAGTCAATTAGCCCAACTTGCGAAATTATTTGTTCCAATTTGCTGGCATGTTCTCTTAATCGTAGTCACAAGAAATTTATTGGGTTGAAATCTGTCACGTGAATTGatagagaaataaaataatattaagagGTTGGTAAGAGAAAAAGGGGTGGGGAGAAAGCCACGTTAGATACGGTGACATATCGTGAGTTGGACTTTTGGCAAGAATAAGAATCGACCACAGCGGAGAAACAAACGGACAAAACAAAGGCTTTCCATTTCTCGCAGATACGATGCGAATGGAATAACGCCGTTATTGACGCCAATCGTCGGTGGACGTGTGCTGTGACTATGGGTGGGCCCCACGCACTTCAAGTACGAAAAAGGATCGGCAACCGTATCGTTACACGTGGCATTTGGATATCCATTGTAATAAATTAACATTTGACTTATACCTATATGCCACTTTTTGAGTTTTCAAGATTTTTTAAAACGTGATCTCTGTCATGTATCGTCACGTGGTGAGCTTTCACGTTGCTACGTTTCTCTCCTAAAATTTAGGGAGATTTTGGAAAAGatcaaagaagagagaaattttttaaaagaagttaaaatggACAACattacccttatttatttttgaatttcctaatgaatgatttatatttgtatgtctttggtttgaaagttgagaagtttttttgtcttttttgaaaacgttttggtttttttcaaaagtaaaagtttttttgtgactaaaacataaatttacttaaaagGTATCGGTGTTAAAGCAGTTGGGcacttttggttttttttttttttttgtctttcctTTTAGGTAAAGAGTACGACTCCAATTACTCCGTTTTGAACCGAATGGCATGCATGAACCTAATAGCTTctataaattacaaacaaaaaattttttttttttttggaggacctttcctattgaaatgagcgataatatattaaactcacacatacAACATAGATgataggactcgaacccaggaccttACATGAgagagtaaatactccaaaccactagtGGATCCTTTGctacaaacttttttttaagaacTTGTAGATAtaccaaaacaattttattttttttccaa
It encodes:
- the LOC18783561 gene encoding mannose-6-phosphate isomerase 1, with translation MESIGKSMKHHNQRSIRLQRLRCSVQNYDWGKRGTDSLVARLSALNSSSEIDPEKPYAEIWMGTHESGPSFLIQNGDENNGFLSIGSESLSLKDWVLENPKVLGEKVVQKWGSDLPFLFKVLSVGKALSIQAHPDKELAKVLHKFMPNLYKDANHKPEMALAVTHFEALCGFISLEELKVVLDNVPEIEELVGSEDANKVFDITDRDDENKVTSVLRSIFTHLMSASKEMITTIITKMKNRLHIESQGRLLTEKEQLVLQLERQYPADVGVISAFFLNHVNLKPGEALYIGANEPHAYIFGECIECMATSDNVVRAGLTPKHMDVNTLCSMLTYKQGYPKILQGVALGPYVTRYLPPFDEFEVDCCQLPQGESAEFPAVPGPSIFVVTFGEGIIYSIDLKGDVITEGDVLFAPANTQISITSASQLQIYRAGVNSMFFQAS